The stretch of DNA cctgcacacacacactatacacacgtaaccgcccaggaggaggggtaggcttggggggacaagagctgtttctagaaacaatagccccgaATGAGTaaggccctgtcgcaactcgtgaatgcgaaaaatataatttgaattcaaagtttcagaattcaaattaatttacttttttttttttttttttgtaaaaggaagtaaaaggggTAAGgttaaagaaattctgaaaggaagtctgtggcgggcttAAGTCCAGGAGACTCCATAGCACCGACAGCCttgaaatttttgtacaaaatgacTTCGATCCCCtgtggtttgcacctggggttttattttttaaatgtcgaaTTAGTTTTCttggtaattaattttttaaactcaaattttgcgtaaattgcctattaaagggctGAAAATTACTTGcccatattaatattatatattattaGAAAGGGTGGCGTTTTACGTAATTTGTGtcaatgctctaatttaattacggcgggagtcaTTTGCGTTTTCAGCAAATAACTCTAGTATATGTAACTTGTACATGTAACTTCTTGTATTTTTTAGGCtttgctgaaatttaggtactactttcttcattaaatctatcagtaaaaagtgaaggaattatcccacagttttctttttgacaccactggaaagagcagtttttttttactccagatctaactccagctatggtcgaaaaactaagcttctatctagaatggaaaaaaaaaaaagttacaagccgttttaatcaagtttgaaaaattttatctccattcaaattattgatgctttatttggcgttgccatggttacgtcttttagattatttttttctcttctttcttattcacaaattttaagggattcgattttaacggaaaaccttaggctcaactcaattcaagccccgagctaaagggCAAAATATATTACCAGAGACCACGGATATGAAAGCGACTTATCAAGCGTACAAAGCTAAAGTTTTGCAATGATCAGGAGTCCCTTTTAGCCCTTTCGGCTCGGCAAATTTTTAtacaagttatttttaaactCGGGAAgaggtgctttttgttccaaagggatactcataatgcgtttttaatgtttctttttaattcacgatttaaatctttacgaatcaaataagattgcggtGAGCGTTAACGAGCAAAGGACGGAACCTCTTAGtgtagtaaaatttaataacttagtttTGTGACTTACTGAAATGGAACCTGTGATTtttgaaataggaaaaatatcttTCCATTCCTATCTTACCAAACGAACTATAATTGTTTGATACATCTCAACCTGAATTAAGTAATTTTTGTTAGAAACTGAAGTGAAGAGAGGTCCAATTGAATGATAGATGTGTGCACGAGAAATCATTagaacactgaaaaataaaattaaaatcagttggagTTTAAAAATGGTGTTGTAATGCACAAATGtttttggctctgtagttttctggtagtttagcaaaataaatgtcctttttatgaagaaaaggtgaACTTCTTGGATTCCAGCACCACGCATTATTTAATGCAGTCCTGATAAAATAACTCATTGTTAGAATTTGAGTTTGTATGCAACATAATTTTGGCGTCCGTGACAGGACACGTGCTTGAAACTTGTATAAGAAGATGGATTTAACTACATTGAAAGCTCAGAGAAAAGGACTGAGGGCGTCTTTTACCCTcagtatgaaaaaaattgaagctgAACTTTTGAAGGAAATTACTGGTTcggatgaacttttaattttaagaaatcagatttctGACAAATTCAAGCGGCTAGATGATTGTCAGAGCATAATATCTGAGCTGTtgttgaaagataaaaatgcCGAGGAGGCTTATTATGAAGATTGTGAAGAAGCAGAAAATTATCGGGAcaagtttattcaaatttgctctctgcttgatttaaaatttgaaaatgttcagcGTAATGGGAACATTAGTAAGCGCAACTTTAAGCTTCCGACGATAGAACTTAAAAGGTTTAACGGCGAAGcaagagaatttttaaatttttggagccAATTCAAGAAAATCCATGAGGACAAGGGCATTGATAATGAagataaaatgcaatatttaattcaatcGATGGAACCTGGTTCGAAGGCAGAAAGATTAGTGCTGAGTTTCCCTGCTACCGGAGAAAATTATAGTAAAGCAATACAGCAGTTAAAGGAAAGATTTGGCCGTGATGATCTGCTGGTGCAAGTATATGTTCGAGATTTATTGAGATTAGTTATGAAAAATTCTGCCGCAGGACGGGGGAAAGCTGATCTTCCATCCCTCTATGACGAATTGGAAGGAAAACTTCGTGCGTTGGAAACTCTTGGACGGACCAAAGAGAAGTATGGAGATTTCTTGACACCTTTGGTTGAGAGCTGTCTGCCGGAAGAAGTTTTAGTAACGTGGGAAAGAAGCCGTAACCATGATCTAACCGAAGATAAGAACTGTCGCACTTTAGAGCAGTTAATGAACTTTCTTCGCCAAGAAGTTAATGGAGAAGAAATGGTTCGCCTCGCAAGAACTGGCTTCGGCACGAACTCAAATTTGCGCAAACGAGAGCCCACAACTGAGAAGGAAAGCGACCTAGCGACAGCTGCAGCGTTAGTAAGTACTGAGAAAAAGGGTAAGCGATTTGAAAGttgtattttttgtggaaaaagtcATCCAAGTAAAAGatgtttcattgcaaaaaagatgactgtaaatgaaaaacaaaaaatattgttaaaaaagggcgtttgttttatatgttttaattcaaatcaTATTAGTAAATATTGTAATGTAAAAAGAGAGTTAAAATGCAATGGTTGTGGGGAACCGCATTTTTGTGTAATGTGTCCAAAGCTAGAAGACAAAAGTTGTGAGTCTAAAGATGTAGTTTCTAAGTCTGAAAATTCTCTCTCTAACTTTGATAAAACTCAAACCGTATTTTTGCAAACTCTGTGTGTTCGGATTAAATGTAATAATCGAGAAAAAATAATTCGGGCTTTGGCAGATTCTGGTAGTCAAAGTAGTTATGTAAGTCAGAAAGTTTTGTCTGAGCTGAAAGCAACTCCACTTCGTGAAGAAACAGTGATTCACTCGttatttggggggagggaaaCGAACCCAAAACGGCATAAGATATTCACTGTTGAAGTGAGGGGTTTGAAAGGGTCTTTTGCTTGTAGTTTTGAAGCTCTTTCTGAAaggaaaatttgtagttttatacCAAAAGTTAGCAATCCTtatattttgaatgaattaaagaaaaagaatattgaaGTTTCTGATTCCctttgtaaaatgaaagaaattgatctTTTAATAGGGGCAGATGTTTTAGGAAAATTGCTGACGGGACGTTCAGTAGATTTAGAATCCGGCCTTACTGCCGTAGAAATGAAGCTTGGGTGGACTGTTATGGGTAAGCAGAACACAAATGAGAAAGATGATGTTTTCAGAACATTATCGATGCATGctaaaaatattcctttgaatGAATTGGGGGAACTTGAAAGTATAGGAATAACAGATCCCACTTGCAATGTTAATAAGAAAGCATGCATAGGAGAACATTTAgctgaatttgaggataaattgaaaattcttcctTGTGGAAGATATGAAGTAGAGCTTCCTTGGAAGTATGATTTTTCGAACTTACCAGATAATAAGGATTTAGCCTGGAAAGGGAACGAAAAAATTATTAAGTCAAAATGTAGTAATTTGCTTGAGAATTACCAAAATGTATTCAAAGAATGGGAAAACTTGAATATTATTGAGCGCGTACCAGATTCGGAATTAGAGAATAAGTGCCACTATCTACCACATAGGCCTGTTATAAAAATCGATAGTAAGACCACAAAAGTTCGGCCTGTTTTTGATGCTTCAGCATCCCAGAGAGGTAAGCCTTCTTTGAATGAATGCTTGTTTAAAGGAATGAACCTCATTGAACTAATACCTGATATTGATAGATTGAGGTTGCATCCTATAGGGTTGAGTGTAAGCATTGAAAAGGCATACAGCCTTCCTGAATATGAGATTGCACAGAAGTTGGAAAGTTCTTTCTTTGTGGACAATTGTGTAACAGGGGTTCATAATACCGAAGAAGAAGCGAAGTTCATCGAACAATCGCAACTTATTATGTCAAAGGGATGTTTTAACTTGCGAGGGTTTGAAAGCAATGTAGCTTCTGAAAATGTTACGAAGCATTCAGGGGAAGCGTCTATTTTAGGAATTTTATGGAACTTGGATAATGACACTCTAAGGTGTAATATAAATATAGAAGCATTGACTtgtgaaacaaaaattacaaagcgTTTAATTTTATCTACAGTGCAAGAGATTTTTGATCCTATCGGCTTATTAAGCCCTACTACATTGCTTCCTAAACTGATACTGCAAGATGCTTCGAAGTTAAAACATTCTTGGGATTTAGAACTACCCCctgatattgtaaataaatttttgaaatgtttcaaggaaATTGCATTGTCAAATAACGTAACTTTGCCATGCTACATAATAATCAATTCTACAACAGAACAGTATGTATTTGTGGATGCTTCTAAAGAAGCTTACGTGGCGTGCGTCTACGATCGTTCAGTAGTGGAAATTGAAGTTGAAATATATCTCGTTAGGTCTAAAACTAGAGTAGATCCACTAAAATCACTGAGTATTCCTCGGGTAGAGCTTATCGCTTGCTGCATAGGTGCTagacttttgcaagaaaaatggaaattgactCAGCCTGAGTTGTGGAAACATATTTTTGGAACAATGAATATAG from Uloborus diversus isolate 005 chromosome 5, Udiv.v.3.1, whole genome shotgun sequence encodes:
- the LOC129223142 gene encoding uncharacterized protein LOC129223142 gives rise to the protein MEPGSKAERLVLSFPATGENYSKAIQQLKERFGRDDLLVQVYVRDLLRLVMKNSAAGRGKADLPSLYDELEGKLRALETLGRTKEKYGDFLTPLVESCLPEEVLVTWERSRNHDLTEDKNCRTLEQLMNFLRQEVNGEEMVRLARTGFGTNSNLRKREPTTEKESDLATAAALVSTEKKELKCNGCGEPHFCVMCPKLEDKSCESKDVVSKSENSLSNFDKTQTVFLQTLCVRIKCNNREKIIRALADSGSQSSYVSQKVLSELKATPLREETVIHSLFGGRETNPKRHKIFTVEVRGLKGSFACSFEALSERKICSFIPKVSNPYILNELKKKNIEVSDSLCKMKEIDLLIGADVLGKLLTGRSVDLESGLTAVEMKLGWTVMGKQNTNEKDDVFRTLSMHAKNIPLNELGELESIGITDPTCNVNKKACIGEHLAEFEDKLKILPCGRYEVELPWKYDFSNLPDNKDLAWKGNEKIIKSKCSNLLENYQNVFKEWENLNIIERVPDSELENKCHYLPHRPVIKIDSKTTKVRPVFDASASQRGKPSLNECLFKGMNLIELIPDIDRLRLHPIGLSVSIEKAYSLPEYEIAQKLESSFFVDNCVTGVHNTEEEAKFIEQSQLIMSKGCFNLRGFESNVASENVTKHSGEASILGILWNLDNDTLRCNINIEALTCETKITKRLILSTVQEIFDPIGLLSPTTLLPKLILQDASKLKHSWDLELPPDIVNKFLKCFKEIALSNNVTLPCYIIINSTTEQYVFVDASKEAYVACVYDRSVVEIEVEIYLVRSKTRVDPLKSLSIPRVELIACCIGARLLQEKWKLTQPELWKHIFGTMNIADVLSREFSPKQFFDFKRWELPTWLKLAPEKWLLSEVDWGPEVDAKRKILAITTIDLNLDAPLLPPKLVRIVNELLKRTPGKSVLNYEELNALICDCELVINSRPLTYVSENPQELIPLTLAMFLIENCSSDVTDIGHVDLQSLKKRKRYRYKLFNDLRQRFRKEYLGQFIQKHNERPTREPRFAEIVSIGDDNKKRVFSPLAKIIKLIPGRDKRVRAVRLKTQNGIFVRPVERVYSLEIRAADDEAVAIADKGMSEMESNPEEFVQKTSVVKKCYPDIVLEKYTRSGKCVKVPKTLDRLNNECHMFETLPRVSKGGGMLETEVKRGPIE